GGCACCTGGGGCGCGGCGCTGACCTCGCACATGCGCGGCTACCGGCACACCGCCGGCATCAACGTTCTGGGCGACTGTCTGCCGCAGCCCGGCAACTTCCTGGAACTCTCGGACGAACCCGACGGCCGCGGCCTGCCCAAACCGCGCATCCACTTCTCGTGGGGCGAGAACGAGCGCCGCATGAACGCCCACGCCACCCGCCTGATGACCGACCTCTGGACGGCCGCCGGAGCGAGCGGTTTGTGGACGCTCGAGCGCTCGGCCCACGTGATCGGCACGGCGCGCATGGGCCGTGACCCCCGCCGCAGCGTGGTGCGCCCCGACGGCCGCGCCCACGACCTGGAGAACCTCTACATCAGCGACAATTCGACCTTTCCCAGCGCACTGAGCGTCAACCCCGCCCTGACGATCATGGCTCTCTCCCTGCGCACCGCCGATGGCTTCCTGGCGGCCCGCCGAAAGGGTGAGAGTGCTTGTGATCGGGGCGCCCTGGAGCAGACATGAGCACGAGTTTTCTCGACATCATCCAGCAGCGTCAGGGGGGCGGCCCCGCCGCCGGGGACGAATTCGGCGGCGCCCAGGGCCACGACGGCTCGGGCCTGCCCAGCGCCCAGGCCAGCAACTTCATGTTCGCCACCGGGATCGAGTGCTCCTACCCCACCATCCAGGGCGGCCGCGTGCGGCGCGACCAGCTGGAGGAATGCGGGCATTACGAGCGCTGGCGCGACGACCTGCGGCTGGTGAAGGAACTGGGCCTGCGCTTCCTGCGCTACGGCCTGCCCTACCACCGCGTCCATTTGGGGCCGGGGCACTACGACTGGGAATTCGCCGATCAGGCCATGGCCGAGCTGCGCCGCCTGGGCATCACGCCGATCCTCGACCTGTTGCACTTCGGGGTGCCCGACTGGCTGGGCAACTTCCAGAACCCCGAGCTGCCGGTGCACTTCGCCGCCTATGTCGAGGCGGTGGCCCGGCGGTATCCCTGGGTGCGCTACTACACGCCGGTGAACGAGATCTACGTGACCGCCCGGGCGAGCGGCCGCGACGGCCTGTGGAACGAGCAGCTCAAGAGCGAGATCGGCTTCGTCACGGCGCTCAAGCACGCCACGGCCGCCAACATCCTGGCCTGCCACGCCATCGCCCGCGTGCGGCCCGACGCGATCATCGTGCAGAGCGAGAGCGCCGAGTTCCTGCACGACGCCAGCACCCGCCGGCGCCCCGAGATCGCGCTGCAGAACCGCCTGCGCTTCCTGGCCTTCGACCTGCTCTATTCCGTGCCGCCCGACGCCGACATCTGCCTGTACATGATGGACAACGGCCTGACCCGCGAGGAATACCAGTGGTTCATGGCCGGGGAGCCGCCGGGCCACCAGATCATGGGCAACGACTATTACGGCCGCAACGAGAAGATCGTGAAGCCCGACGGCACGGTCTGTATCGCCGAAGACGTGCTGGGCTGGTCGCAGATCACCCGCGCCTACTACGAGCGCTACCGCAAGCCCGTGTTCCACACCGAGACCAACGTCTTCGACCCCGAACAGGCGCCGGCCTGGCTCTGGAAACAGTGGATGAACGTGCTCAGCATGCGCCAGGAGGGCGTGCCGGTGCTGGGCTTCACGTGGTACAGCCTGATCGACCAGATCGACTGGGACATCCAGCTGGCCGAGCAGCGCGGCACCGTCAACGCCTGTGGCCTCTACGACCTGAACCGCCAGCCCCGCCCGGTGGCCGCCGCCTACCGCGAGCTGCTGGAACACTTCGGGCAGATTACCCTGATGGCCCACGGGGAGTTCTTCGAGATCACGGATCAGCCGGCCCGCCTGAAGGTAGAAGTGTAGGAAGTCCGGCCAGAACTGGTTCTGTGCCTCTCACCGTCGGTGCCCGGCGAGCCTGCTGGTTCGATTGGAGAACCGAAGGATCAGCGTTCGCCTCTGGACTCCGGGTCACGTCGTTGCATTGCTTTGAGCAGATCCTCTTCCAAAAGCGAGGCGTGGAGACGGCCCTGTCACGCCCCGTCGGGACATACCGGACGTCAGGAGGCCGACGAAGCTGGCCCGTCCGGGTTCTGAGCAAGGCCTGGATCAGCTTCGGCGAAATCACCACCACTGCCCTCTGGCACGGCTCCCGAATTTCTGACCGGCCGTTCACGTCGGCTGGCACGCTCTTTTTGTGACTTGAATATGACTTAAGACTTGATAAAGCCCGCTGGAGCGATCTCCACGACCCCCGGCGGGGGCGTAGCCGTCCTGGCATCCGAGTCACAGGGCAGTCACAGTGCATCGGCACACTCGGGAAGAACTTCGCCCCAGGCGCGTTCTCGGCGTCCCATTGGTCGGGCCGCCTGCCCCTTAGGGTGCGCCGTGTCTTTCTGGCGCCTCACGCCACGCCTGGCCCGCCCCGCGATCTGCAGCAAAGGAGCCTTCCATGTCACTCACCTCGAATTTCAGGTTCAGCCTCGCCTCCCTGACGCTCCTTCTGCTGGCCGGATGCAGCCAGGTGCAGGGCCCCCTCCAGGCAGCCCCCAGTTTCGCTTCCACAGCGACCGTGACCCTGCGGGCGGGCGATACCCGTGCGTCGGTAGAGGAGGCCTCCCACGGACAGGTGCTGGTCTGGCGTCCTGAGGCTGGCTTCGCTGTTCTCGGACTGACGGGCGGGGCTCAGGCTGGTCTGCACGCGCAGGCTGTAGGCGGCGCACAGGTCGAGGACAACCTGGGGATGATCACTGGAGGCGGCGCCACGAGCGCCTGGAACGCGCCGGGCGTGGCGGCCAGCGGCCGGGCCTACTTCTGGGGTGGAGGCCGGGCGTATTTCTGGGGTGGAGGTCGGGCCTACTTCTGGGGCGGGGGAGCTGGTGTTGTCGGTGGTCTGAGCGAGAATTCTGCGCTCTGGAAGCAGACCAACCTGAAGGGGGCCTGGGCGCTTGCGCCGCGTCTCGGCGAAGGGGTCACGGTCGCGATCATCGATACCGGTCTCGACCAGGGACACGAAGCGTTCCAGGCTTCGCTCGTGCCCGCCTCACAGCGCTGGGACTTTGTCGGGCAGGATGCTGACCCGCAGGAGGAGGGCACGTTTGATGACGCCCTCTACGGCCACGGTACCAACGTCGCCGGGATCGTCCTGCAGGTCGCTCCGCACGCCCGCATCATGCCTATCCGGGCGCTCCGCCCGGACGGCAGCGGAGACACCACTTCCGTGGTGCAGGCCATCGACTGGGCCGTGGAGCATGGGGCCCAGGTCATCAACCTCTCGCTGGGCTCAGTTCAGAAAACCGGGGTGCTCAAGCGCATGATCAACTACGCCACCGAGCAGGGCGTCTATGTGGTGGCCTCGTCGGGCAATTCCGGAGACCGGCACATCACGTACCCGGCCCGCTATGGTCAGGAAGGGGGCCGGCTCGGCGCTCTGTCCCTGGGTGTGGGCAGTGTGGACGCACAGGATCGCAAGTCCAGCTTCTCGACCTACGGGAGGGAACTGGAGGTCACGGCGCCGGGCGAGCAGGTTTTCGGCCCGGTACCCGGCAATCTGGTGTCTTCCTGGAGCGGCACCTCGATGGCCGCGCCGATGGTCTCCGGTTCACTGGCCCTGGCCCTTGGGCAGCCGCTGAAGGTCAAAGCGCAGGAACTGACCGATCAGCTGGTCAAGAGTGGGGACGATGTCAGCAGGCTCAACCAGCCCTACAGGGATGAGCTGGGCCGGCGCCTGAACATCGGTGCCTTTATCGAAGCGGCCGTCCGGCCCTGAAGAGGGCGCGTCTCTCCCACCGGGAGGAGTCCTGATGACCATACTGTCCCCCCCGCCCACCTTGCCCCTGCCTCAGCGGGCCCATCTGGATGGACTGTTGTCCGCAGCGGCAGCGCTGCTGCCCTCCGATCCCGGCCGCGCTCTGGAACTCTCCACGGAGGCCCTCAGGGTTACGGTCGCCAGTGAGCCACTGGGAGAAGCTCAGGCCCGGCTGGGCGTGGGACAGGCCCTGCACCGGCTCGCGCAGTTTCAGGAAGCACAGGAGGAACTGGAGGTCGCGGCCGCGATCTATCGGCGGTGCGGAAACGCGGCCGGTCAGGCGGCCAGCCTCATTACCCTGGGCAAGGTGAGCCGGGAACTCGGGGAACCCGCCAGGGCCAGTGAACATCTGACCCTGGCTCTGGAACTGGCCCGCGCCGCCGGGAGCGTGCCCCTCGAAGCGGAGGCCCTGAACCAGCAGGCCGTCCTGCTGCAGATGAGTGGGCAGGCGGCGCCGTCCCTGGAGTGCTTCAGGATGGCGCTGTCGCTGAGAGAAGACCTGGGCGACGTCGCTGGGACGGCGCAGGTGCTGAACAACATCGGCCAGGTGCATCTGAGTCAGTTGCAGCATGGTGAGGCGTTGCTGGCTCTGCAACGGGCCTTCGAACTGCTGGCCGATCTGAATGACCCGGTGCTCTCGGCCCAGTGCCTGATGACCATCGCCCACGTGTACGAGGACATCGACGACCTGGCGCAGGCTTATGACCACCACCGGAGGGCCTACGACCTGGGGCGAACCGGGGGCAACCGACTGGTCGAGCTGTACAGCCTGAACAACCTGGCCGGGGCCGCGTTCCATCTCGCCAAGCATGAGGAGGCCCGCACGCTGTTCACGCGGGCGCTGGAGCTGGCGGGCGAGGTCGGGCAGCGCTACCTGCAGGGCTGCGCCCATCACGGGCTGGGTCAGGCGGAGTGTGTGCTGGGAGATTTACCGCGTGCCCTGGAACACCACCGCCAGGCCCTCGCGATCGCCAGCGAACTCGGCGACCCGGCCGGCGAGGTAGACGCCCGACTGGGCCTGGGCGAGACCTACCTGCGCCGCGGCGAGATCTTTCAGGCCATCGAACAGCTCGATCTGGCCCTCCCCCTGGCCCAGCAGGGCGAGCAGCACCGCGCGGTGGTGGAGGCCCACCGGCTGCTGGCACAGGCGCACGAGCGGGCCGGCGACCTGCGCCAGACGGTCGTGCATCTGCGTGCCCAGCAGGCGCTGACCCAGAC
Above is a genomic segment from Deinococcus koreensis containing:
- a CDS encoding S8 family serine peptidase, coding for MSLTSNFRFSLASLTLLLLAGCSQVQGPLQAAPSFASTATVTLRAGDTRASVEEASHGQVLVWRPEAGFAVLGLTGGAQAGLHAQAVGGAQVEDNLGMITGGGATSAWNAPGVAASGRAYFWGGGRAYFWGGGRAYFWGGGAGVVGGLSENSALWKQTNLKGAWALAPRLGEGVTVAIIDTGLDQGHEAFQASLVPASQRWDFVGQDADPQEEGTFDDALYGHGTNVAGIVLQVAPHARIMPIRALRPDGSGDTTSVVQAIDWAVEHGAQVINLSLGSVQKTGVLKRMINYATEQGVYVVASSGNSGDRHITYPARYGQEGGRLGALSLGVGSVDAQDRKSSFSTYGRELEVTAPGEQVFGPVPGNLVSSWSGTSMAAPMVSGSLALALGQPLKVKAQELTDQLVKSGDDVSRLNQPYRDELGRRLNIGAFIEAAVRP
- a CDS encoding family 1 glycosylhydrolase produces the protein MSTSFLDIIQQRQGGGPAAGDEFGGAQGHDGSGLPSAQASNFMFATGIECSYPTIQGGRVRRDQLEECGHYERWRDDLRLVKELGLRFLRYGLPYHRVHLGPGHYDWEFADQAMAELRRLGITPILDLLHFGVPDWLGNFQNPELPVHFAAYVEAVARRYPWVRYYTPVNEIYVTARASGRDGLWNEQLKSEIGFVTALKHATAANILACHAIARVRPDAIIVQSESAEFLHDASTRRRPEIALQNRLRFLAFDLLYSVPPDADICLYMMDNGLTREEYQWFMAGEPPGHQIMGNDYYGRNEKIVKPDGTVCIAEDVLGWSQITRAYYERYRKPVFHTETNVFDPEQAPAWLWKQWMNVLSMRQEGVPVLGFTWYSLIDQIDWDIQLAEQRGTVNACGLYDLNRQPRPVAAAYRELLEHFGQITLMAHGEFFEITDQPARLKVEV